tatggcataaaaatgtcaaaaaatgtcatcgtatagtatggcataaaaggtaaaaaaaacatcattgtatattaaggcataaaatgtcataaaaacatcatagtatggtaaggaatgaatcaacatagtatagtatggtacaaaaatgtcaaaaaatgtcataatataatatggcataaaaatgccaaaaaacatcatagtatagtatggcataaaaggtcaaaaaaacataattgtttattaaggcataaaatgtcataagaacgtcatagtatggtaaagaatgaatcgacatagtatagtatggtataaaaatgtcaaaaaatgtcatagtataatatggcataaaaatggcaaaaaacatcatagtatagtatggcataaaaggtcaaaaaaaacatcattgtatattaaggcataaaaggtcataagaacgtcatagtatggtaaggaatgaatcgacatagtatagtatggtataaaaatgtcataaaaacgtcatagtatagtatggcataaaaatgccaaaaaacatcatagtatagtatggcataaaaggtcaaaaaaacataattgtatattaaggcataaaaggtcataaaaacctcatagtatggtaaggaatgaatcgacttagtatagtatggtataaaaatgtcaaaaaatgtcatagtataatatggcataaaaatggcaaaaaacatcatagtatagtatggcataaaaggtcaaaaaaacataattgtttattaaggcataaaatgtcataaaaacgtcatagtatggtaaggaatgaatcgacatcgtatagtatggtataaaaatgtcaaaaatgtcatagtataatatggcataaaaatgccaaaaaacatcatagtctagtatggcataaaacgtcaaaaaaacatcattgtatattaaggcataaaaggtcataagaacgtcatagtatggtaaagaatgaatcgacatagtatagtatggtaaggaatgtaacgacacagtatagtatggtataaaaatgtcaaaaaatgtcatagtatagtatggcataaaacgtcaaaaaaacattatgatatattaaggcataaaaggtcataagaacgtcatagtatggtaaagaatggaatgacacagtatagttgagcataaaaatgtcaaaaaatgtcatagtatagtatggcataaaaggtcaaaaaaacatcaatgtatattaaggcataaaatgtcataaaaacatcatagtatggtaaagaatggaatgacacagtatagttaggcataaaaatgtcaaaaaatgtcatagtatagtatggtataaaaatgtcaagaaatgtcagtgtagtatggcataaaaatgctaaaaaatatcatagtatggtaaggaatgaaaccacatagtatattaagccatcaAAATACCAattaacgtcatagtatagtacggtataaaaatgtcaaaatgtcacagtatggcataaaacgtcaaaaaaacattatagtatctcaaggcataaaaggtcataaaaacgtcattatggtaaggcatcaatagaaatagtattgtaaggcataaaaatgtcaaaaaaactgagtgtagtatggcataaaacatagcatagtaaggcataaaaatgtgatagcatagtgtggcataaaattgtcatagtatttgtagaggctacagtccttgctgcagttggccccggttcgaatcccgcattggacggcctttcgctgcatgtcattccccctctctccgcctccccgtttcctgtctctctccactatactgtcaaataaaggcataaaaagccccaaaaaatatactttaaaaaatgtcatagtataatatggcataaaacatcttagtatatcgatgcataaaaggtcataaaaacgtcatattatggtaaggcatcaataGAAGTAGTAttgttaggcataaaaatgtcaaaaaactgagtgtactatggcataaaacatagtacagtaaggcataaaaatgtgatagcatagtgtggcataaaattgtcatagtatagtaaggcacaaaaaaacatctaaaaagcacatagtatagtatggcatgaatatgtcaaaaaaacatcaaaaaagtcatagtatagcatgacACAAAACTTTATAGTACTTTAAGGcttaaaattgtcaaaaaatttgatagtatagtatggcataaaaatgtcaaagtacagtaaggcataaaattgccaaaaaatctcattgtaaagcataaaaacaccCCAAATAGCTCAAAGTacagcataaaatgtcaaaaaacttaatggtatagtaaggcattaaaatctCAAAAACATCACTGTGTAGTATGGCAAGaagcatcatagtattttatAGCATAAAACCTAAAAAACTACTACATTCAAATAATGTGTACCTTCATTtacaatacataaaaaatacttGCTGCTCTACGTTGTTGTGTTATTGCCACACCACTACTTTTCTCCAGTGCAGGCTTTTGTGATAAACTAGTCCACTGCTTTGCTGAAATGACCCAATGCAACAAGTTAAGCTTAACATCATGACATAGAAAGAGAATGATGCAATGAATTACTGGTACACGCACTCATGACCTTTTTGGTGTAATTCTTCTTCACCTCCCTAAACATTTTTCGCcacctgctgtctgtctgttaaaaaCACGACAGACGAGAGTGGCATGAccttttcatgttgttttaatgcgATGCCATCCAGATTCAGCCTTTCTCCTGAAATCACTCCATTACAATGGATTAAACCATTAACACAGGGATTGTAaagtattttagcatttttatttttgtaagaCACTTTAAAGTCATTcctgaaagaggaaacacaTGATTTTGGTTCATAGCACATTCATGcctggcaagaaaaaaaagattaagactacatcaacaaaaaaaatacaaacaaggaagcaaacaatataaacaatatcttatatataaaacatagcAGGCATAATaaatattacacaaacaaaaaaactaaaagtaaacaGAGTTAACCTATTTGGTTTTGGACAAAGTTTGGAATAAGGTTATAAATCACCGATCTGTGAATGTTAagtttctgtgttgtttttttaatctcctggAAAATGTCTTAAACAAAAGCCAGCTCTGCAGATTCACTCATTACATAATATCCAACCCAAACCATGTCAATCTCTTTTCAATGTTAccactgtaaaacacaagaaatgaaatgtctgtGTGGAAGGTGCTCCAACACAGGCATTACTCATGTGTAGacttctttctttgtgtgtttgtttttcctatGACCGAGTTCTTGTTTGTGCACTTGTATGTGGTTTTAATACACCCAAGCCATAATATATATAGTGCAGGAAACTCCTCAAAACAGCTTTAGTCACCCATattcagtcattgttttataGGAAGTCAACTCATCGTCTCATTAGTTCAACATACCAGATGACATTAGTTCAATCAAaaaattaacaggaaataagGAAGTCCGTCTCTATGGTAACATAgctgttttctgattggctgtattGGACTGCTTTTGTCTTTGGGTGTGTTAGCGTATTCACAGGAGATGGGAATCAGTTTTGGTTCAGTCAGGAATCGAGGACCATGAATCATTCAAACAgacattcactcattcattcacacacatatctgtacacaagcagacaaaaacagcaaacaataaACTCACTTATTGCGTGACTGTGTATGTAATTTCACTCCATAGTGATTTTTCTACTTAACAAAGATAactgtgcaattttttttttttcaaaccaggAGTAGTACAAATATTAGGAGGACATCCTAGgtgccatgttttttttgccacGTGTAGAGAGTATATTCAAGACTTGGTGTTGCTCTCTTTGACAGGGAAGGTGCAGGATTCAACCCCACCTATTCTCCATTACAGAGTGCAGGGATAAAGTTTGAAGACTTCTGTCTGTATGACTCCTCCAAGCCCCTGCACACTCCCCTCCAGTCCACCTTAAGGTCCCAGCCCCCCGTAATGCTACTTCCGTTGCAAAGTGCAAACAGTTaatgtctctctgcctctcctttcCGTTTGAGAAAATTAGAAACCGATGCAACAGCAAAGGAAAAAAGGATTATTGGTattgttcaaatgtaaaaatggtaGAGTCACTGTCCAATAAAGCAACAGGAAGGGAGAGGGCAGCAAGAGAGAGTGCATTTGTGTCTCAAGAAATTCAGTCCATCCACGCAAAACAAGTGTTGTTCCTCATCATGTCTGCATGCCACTGGTCAGCGGTTTGGAAGAGTGGTTATACCtccctggaaaaaaacaaaaacaaaacaaatgtattaattattacatttacaacCAAACttaatgtaatttgtttaaaattaaagGAATACTTCAGTGTTATGTCAGGggattgataccactcatgctgcaaccagcagccggttagcttatTTTAGCTCTGCTCAAATGTGTCAAAATACAGCTCCAAGTACCTCTAAAGCTCAGCAAGCTAATTGAAATGTTATAtctcgtttgtttaatctgGACAAGTGTAAAATCAACAAGTTGTGATTTTACAGAGGATCATTTACTGGATTATTTCTTGGTCGGGTACATTTACTTCCTGGTTTCCTTGGATTAATgaaatgagatataacatgttaattattgagctttaaAGGCACTGTGAGGTGGATATTGTTGAATGTGAGCAGAGCCAGACTAGTTGTTACTAAACTAACCTCTTTGCCACTCTATCTTGTACATATGAAATTGGTATTAATCTTAATTAATTCATCTAATTCTCAACAACCCAAAAGTGTATTCTCagaatgtcaaactgttcctttaaatgtagaaaaaccCAGAAGCAGGTATTTCAGGAGAAAATACTTACGATGCAGTGAGTGTGGAGTTGAGGACGAGAGTGGTGCGTATCTTGTACAGCTGAGCCAGTGTCAGCTTTTTGTGCTGCTGGGCTGGAGATTTCCTCTTCTTGGGCGACACCTCCCCTGAATCACCCGTGGCTGTTGACTCATTTTTCTGTTCTACGCAGGCAGAAGGAGCCGTTTCCCCGTCCGAGCTGTTGCTTTGGGACTCGTTACCCTCGCATTGTCCTGCAGGCGCCTTGTGGCTGTGCCCGGCCTCCAACCTCCTCAGACTGGCACAGAGTTTGTCAGCCGGCATGCTCATGCTCAAGCAGTCGTCAGACTGGTCGAGGGCACTGGAAAGAGGCTCCATGCAGTTTTGGCCCAGCTCTGATAGACTCTTACTGTGTGCCAGCGATGATGTGTCCATGTCCCTACACTGTGATTGGTCCTGCTCCTCCTCGCTGAGCAAGTGTTTGTGGGATACAGGGGTTTTGTGGATGCCGTGGAAACGCTGCAGGAGATTGTCCTCAGAGCGGGATAAGGCCAGAGTGGACAGCCTCTGGAGGCAGTGGACACGTGACTGAACATGAGGCCGACGGCGTGGTTTGGAGGACTGGACTACTGACAGCTGGGACCCCAGCGAGGCAgcatccccctcctcctcctcttcttccgcCTGCTCTCCCTCTACCTCCTCTATTCCTCCTTCTATCCGCTCCACCTCCTGGCCGTCCtgatctccctcctcctcctcggtctcctctccttcactttgGCCAGGCTGTGGCTGAAGTTCTCTCAGGAGGGATTCAGGGGAGAGCGTGCCGTAGGCGCTGTCCATGGAGAGAGAGCGACACTGGGGGTCCAGCTCCTCGCTGTCAGGCCTCACCTCCTGATCGTGCTCAGAATAAATACTGGAGTGGACTCTGTTGGCGTTTGTAGACTGAGACTGCTGGACCTCAGACCTTTCAGACGGTGGGGCCACATCTGCATCTGGGTCTGTCTTAGTGGTTCCCTTGAGGTTCATGTTGGGGGCAGGAGGCTCTTGGTGTTCACCTGGTTCGTCAACGTCCATCACTGACAGGGTCTCAGTGGAGCCATCTGATTGACTGAAATGAGAGGTTGCATTGGTTCATTTGATGgttcagcagcaacaacaacttGGAGCTCATGTGAAAGAAAGTAAGGAGTACAATAGCTCAACTGTAGCTACATTCAtacatcattttaaaagaatacagttatttgctttttttgcaGAGaattagatatatatataatatcttaTCTGTCCATTcaacataaagactggaaacagttagcctggctctgtccaaaggtaacaaaacacACGTGCCTGCACTACTAAAGCTCACTGGTCAGTTCTAAACTTGATTTTGGTGTGGatgaaacaaacatgatatTAGGTGTTAATTATTAAGGTTTAGAGGTGCTTGTTGGCAGATTGTGTCATATATTATAACTGATGAAATTACAGATTTATCTACAGTTTTGAACACTGTTATACCTTGAGTTCTGCTGGTCTTTGTGCCTCAGGCATGGGGAGCTCGTGGTGGAGTTGCTgctttcatcttcctcctcctcctcctcttcttcacccaTACATCTCTTTCGACTGTTCTGCTGTCGGAGGACCTCCTCGGTGCGAAGCCTCTGGAGCTGGTTCTGCAGCATAAcgaaaaaaatcacagtaagTACATAAACCATAGCTgctgatttttaatttaaatacatataaagTTATGAAACAGAATGATGCCCTCTTGAAATCTTATCTCCCAGCTGCTTCTGTTTAAGATCTAATGAGATATAAAGTGGCTCTCCAACCTGGACATTGCAGATTGCATCGATCCAGCTTCGCCCCTGGGTGGCGCTGTTGGCTTGGAAAGTGTAGGCTGCCACTGCACTCTTGAACTCATTGAGGTAGATGAGGATGAATGAGCCTACAGAGACAAAaaattgaatataaaatgtgagCAAACATTACTTTAGCTCATTTTAATAGCTCTAAATTTGTgctgaaataatcaaatttcATAGATCTCGTATCTCAGATTTCATAGAGTTAGTTGTAGCTTGTCAAATGTGGCAATTTCCTGCTTTACTGTTTCACATCAAGACAtgaaatttattaaaatgtttaatgttttatcgACTAGATGATTCATCTAAAAATTGCTCAATAAAGCATCAACGACAGTATTGATTAGCTATATCCATGCTCCAGATTTAAGTCCTCACcagtgtctttcagctccttACAGACGACATTGTGCATGAGGAGAGGCTGGCGGATGATTTTGACTTTCTCCACTCTTTTGACTGGCTTGGTGATTAGCAGCAGGTCAGTGAACAGGAAACAGTAGACATCCATCTGTAGGGTGGGAAATAAAACTCATCTTAGTACTGACAGCAACACATGTGGTGTTTCATAGGTCATCCGTTTTCACTCTGTGAAATATGAGACGGCTGTAAAGTAAAATGTGAGATACCAGTTGTGAGCTGAGTGTAAAGATAAGAGCTCATCATGTGTTTCCGAGCCGTCATGTGAGTCAGACTCACCCTACTGTCTTTGCCCTCTTTCATCCTCAGCGCCCCCTCAAGATGCAGCTGTCGAGTCTCCTCTGGTGATATTCCTCTCATGGGAGCCATAAGGTCGAAGCGGTTGTACTCCTTGAGGATCTGAGAggggaaaagacaaaaacatgaagcCGGATCTTGAATTGAAAGTTTAACGTCTTGCTGTCCTTTTTTGAAGACTTGGGAAGTCCCATAAATCCTTTTCTTactttctccacctcctcactGCTGCCCTCTACAGCCTCGTAGGAGTCTATACGGGCAGAGATGGTGGCCAGCTTCTGTTGTTCCTGACGCTGTCGCATCTGGGAGTCCACGCTGTTGATGAAGCCCTCTACTGTGGCCACCTTGAGGCggaaaaacacaggaatacattcatgttcagactgtagACAACAGGCTTTGAAAGACAGTATATTTCATCAATTTTTCAACACCCTTACCATGTTATTGACAATGTCGCGGGCTGACGGATCATCCGTCTTCTTGAGGACACTCTTCAGCAGTAGTGGATATTTA
The genomic region above belongs to Seriola aureovittata isolate HTS-2021-v1 ecotype China chromosome 9, ASM2101889v1, whole genome shotgun sequence and contains:
- the plekhg5b gene encoding pleckstrin homology domain-containing family G member 5 isoform X4, which codes for MDMESISRDSCSNLQKMTVCHHPDCQDLNSKSPLHLCESCDSRYHSENTDNMHFDRHPRFDLQPQASILARNVSTRSCPPRTSPPSDLEEEDEGSNDRGERKTGGLKLVKKKPRRRHTDDPSKECFSLKFDLNVDINTEIVPAMKKKTLREVLGPVFERNGIELSRVDLFLDQSNTPLSLNFEAYRFGGHYLKVKARPGDELKVEQGVKDLRSLSLPNMKPSGGQSPYILTPGSERVEHGSLGRKESVDLLGQARRRKNMTEFLGETNIPTPDALGQIGGSLPSAGAGPDSWKNRAASRFSGFFSSNAGAGPFGKEVDRLEQLQSKLHSYTLFGLPKVPRQLSFHQDSWEEEEEETNLALEDSWQSLLDNSETLTRRQFHQQEAIWELLHTEATYIKKLRVITDLFLSGLLNLQESGLLTEVEPPKLFSNIQEIVRLHTSLWNQVMQPVLEKARQARALLDPTDLHHGFRTFGSRFQPYIRYCMEEEGCMEYMRTLLRDNELFRTYVTWAETHKQCNRLKLADMLAKPHQRLTKYPLLLKSVLKKTDDPSARDIVNNMVATVEGFINSVDSQMRQRQEQQKLATISARIDSYEAVEGSSEEVEKILKEYNRFDLMAPMRGISPEETRQLHLEGALRMKEGKDSRMDVYCFLFTDLLLITKPVKRVEKVKIIRQPLLMHNVVCKELKDTGSFILIYLNEFKSAVAAYTFQANSATQGRSWIDAICNVQNQLQRLRTEEVLRQQNSRKRCMGEEEEEEEEDESSNSTTSSPCLRHKDQQNSSQSDGSTETLSVMDVDEPGEHQEPPAPNMNLKGTTKTDPDADVAPPSERSEVQQSQSTNANRVHSSIYSEHDQEVRPDSEELDPQCRSLSMDSAYGTLSPESLLRELQPQPGQSEGEETEEEEGDQDGQEVERIEGGIEEVEGEQAEEEEEEGDAASLGSQLSVVQSSKPRRRPHVQSRVHCLQRLSTLALSRSEDNLLQRFHGIHKTPVSHKHLLSEEEQDQSQCRDMDTSSLAHSKSLSELGQNCMEPLSSALDQSDDCLSMSMPADKLCASLRRLEAGHSHKAPAGQCEGNESQSNSSDGETAPSACVEQKNESTATGDSGEVSPKKRKSPAQQHKKLTLAQLYKIRTTLVLNSTLTASEV
- the plekhg5b gene encoding pleckstrin homology domain-containing family G member 5 isoform X2, whose amino-acid sequence is MVPNKWTMNSVLHKSPPRSWLGLRLRLNDKPVQEEDWVVCQHPECPERRRASKVCHHPDCQDLNSKSPLHLCESCDSRYHSENTDNMHFDRHPRFDLQPQASILARNVSTRSCPPRTSPPSDLEEEDEGSNDRGERKTGGLKLVKKKPRRRHTDDPSKECFSLKFDLNVDINTEIVPAMKKKTLREVLGPVFERNGIELSRVDLFLDQSNTPLSLNFEAYRFGGHYLKVKARPGDELKVEQGVKDLRSLSLPNMKPSGGQSPYILTPGSERVEHGSLGRKESVDLLGQARRRKNMTEFLGETNIPTPDALGQIGGSLPSAGAGPDSWKNRAASRFSGFFSSNAGAGPFGKEVDRLEQLQSKLHSYTLFGLPKVPRQLSFHQDSWEEEEEETNLALEDSWQSLLDNSETLTRRQFHQQEAIWELLHTEATYIKKLRVITDLFLSGLLNLQESGLLTEVEPPKLFSNIQEIVRLHTSLWNQVMQPVLEKARQARALLDPTDLHHGFRTFGSRFQPYIRYCMEEEGCMEYMRTLLRDNELFRTYVTWAETHKQCNRLKLADMLAKPHQRLTKYPLLLKSVLKKTDDPSARDIVNNMVATVEGFINSVDSQMRQRQEQQKLATISARIDSYEAVEGSSEEVEKILKEYNRFDLMAPMRGISPEETRQLHLEGALRMKEGKDSRMDVYCFLFTDLLLITKPVKRVEKVKIIRQPLLMHNVVCKELKDTGSFILIYLNEFKSAVAAYTFQANSATQGRSWIDAICNVQNQLQRLRTEEVLRQQNSRKRCMGEEEEEEEEDESSNSTTSSPCLRHKDQQNSSQSDGSTETLSVMDVDEPGEHQEPPAPNMNLKGTTKTDPDADVAPPSERSEVQQSQSTNANRVHSSIYSEHDQEVRPDSEELDPQCRSLSMDSAYGTLSPESLLRELQPQPGQSEGEETEEEEGDQDGQEVERIEGGIEEVEGEQAEEEEEEGDAASLGSQLSVVQSSKPRRRPHVQSRVHCLQRLSTLALSRSEDNLLQRFHGIHKTPVSHKHLLSEEEQDQSQCRDMDTSSLAHSKSLSELGQNCMEPLSSALDQSDDCLSMSMPADKLCASLRRLEAGHSHKAPAGQCEGNESQSNSSDGETAPSACVEQKNESTATGDSGEVSPKKRKSPAQQHKKLTLAQLYKIRTTLVLNSTLTASEV
- the plekhg5b gene encoding pleckstrin homology domain-containing family G member 5 isoform X1, with the protein product MFLYWKKRGAYELESLPPSHTQVGIERYSWSSSLDVIHDLCDDKPVQEEDWVVCQHPECPERRRASKVCHHPDCQDLNSKSPLHLCESCDSRYHSENTDNMHFDRHPRFDLQPQASILARNVSTRSCPPRTSPPSDLEEEDEGSNDRGERKTGGLKLVKKKPRRRHTDDPSKECFSLKFDLNVDINTEIVPAMKKKTLREVLGPVFERNGIELSRVDLFLDQSNTPLSLNFEAYRFGGHYLKVKARPGDELKVEQGVKDLRSLSLPNMKPSGGQSPYILTPGSERVEHGSLGRKESVDLLGQARRRKNMTEFLGETNIPTPDALGQIGGSLPSAGAGPDSWKNRAASRFSGFFSSNAGAGPFGKEVDRLEQLQSKLHSYTLFGLPKVPRQLSFHQDSWEEEEEETNLALEDSWQSLLDNSETLTRRQFHQQEAIWELLHTEATYIKKLRVITDLFLSGLLNLQESGLLTEVEPPKLFSNIQEIVRLHTSLWNQVMQPVLEKARQARALLDPTDLHHGFRTFGSRFQPYIRYCMEEEGCMEYMRTLLRDNELFRTYVTWAETHKQCNRLKLADMLAKPHQRLTKYPLLLKSVLKKTDDPSARDIVNNMVATVEGFINSVDSQMRQRQEQQKLATISARIDSYEAVEGSSEEVEKILKEYNRFDLMAPMRGISPEETRQLHLEGALRMKEGKDSRMDVYCFLFTDLLLITKPVKRVEKVKIIRQPLLMHNVVCKELKDTGSFILIYLNEFKSAVAAYTFQANSATQGRSWIDAICNVQNQLQRLRTEEVLRQQNSRKRCMGEEEEEEEEDESSNSTTSSPCLRHKDQQNSSQSDGSTETLSVMDVDEPGEHQEPPAPNMNLKGTTKTDPDADVAPPSERSEVQQSQSTNANRVHSSIYSEHDQEVRPDSEELDPQCRSLSMDSAYGTLSPESLLRELQPQPGQSEGEETEEEEGDQDGQEVERIEGGIEEVEGEQAEEEEEEGDAASLGSQLSVVQSSKPRRRPHVQSRVHCLQRLSTLALSRSEDNLLQRFHGIHKTPVSHKHLLSEEEQDQSQCRDMDTSSLAHSKSLSELGQNCMEPLSSALDQSDDCLSMSMPADKLCASLRRLEAGHSHKAPAGQCEGNESQSNSSDGETAPSACVEQKNESTATGDSGEVSPKKRKSPAQQHKKLTLAQLYKIRTTLVLNSTLTASEV
- the plekhg5b gene encoding pleckstrin homology domain-containing family G member 5 isoform X5 translates to MVCHHPDCQDLNSKSPLHLCESCDSRYHSENTDNMHFDRHPRFDLQPQASILARNVSTRSCPPRTSPPSDLEEEDEGSNDRGERKTGGLKLVKKKPRRRHTDDPSKECFSLKFDLNVDINTEIVPAMKKKTLREVLGPVFERNGIELSRVDLFLDQSNTPLSLNFEAYRFGGHYLKVKARPGDELKVEQGVKDLRSLSLPNMKPSGGQSPYILTPGSERVEHGSLGRKESVDLLGQARRRKNMTEFLGETNIPTPDALGQIGGSLPSAGAGPDSWKNRAASRFSGFFSSNAGAGPFGKEVDRLEQLQSKLHSYTLFGLPKVPRQLSFHQDSWEEEEEETNLALEDSWQSLLDNSETLTRRQFHQQEAIWELLHTEATYIKKLRVITDLFLSGLLNLQESGLLTEVEPPKLFSNIQEIVRLHTSLWNQVMQPVLEKARQARALLDPTDLHHGFRTFGSRFQPYIRYCMEEEGCMEYMRTLLRDNELFRTYVTWAETHKQCNRLKLADMLAKPHQRLTKYPLLLKSVLKKTDDPSARDIVNNMVATVEGFINSVDSQMRQRQEQQKLATISARIDSYEAVEGSSEEVEKILKEYNRFDLMAPMRGISPEETRQLHLEGALRMKEGKDSRMDVYCFLFTDLLLITKPVKRVEKVKIIRQPLLMHNVVCKELKDTGSFILIYLNEFKSAVAAYTFQANSATQGRSWIDAICNVQNQLQRLRTEEVLRQQNSRKRCMGEEEEEEEEDESSNSTTSSPCLRHKDQQNSSQSDGSTETLSVMDVDEPGEHQEPPAPNMNLKGTTKTDPDADVAPPSERSEVQQSQSTNANRVHSSIYSEHDQEVRPDSEELDPQCRSLSMDSAYGTLSPESLLRELQPQPGQSEGEETEEEEGDQDGQEVERIEGGIEEVEGEQAEEEEEEGDAASLGSQLSVVQSSKPRRRPHVQSRVHCLQRLSTLALSRSEDNLLQRFHGIHKTPVSHKHLLSEEEQDQSQCRDMDTSSLAHSKSLSELGQNCMEPLSSALDQSDDCLSMSMPADKLCASLRRLEAGHSHKAPAGQCEGNESQSNSSDGETAPSACVEQKNESTATGDSGEVSPKKRKSPAQQHKKLTLAQLYKIRTTLVLNSTLTASEV
- the plekhg5b gene encoding pleckstrin homology domain-containing family G member 5 isoform X6; this encodes MHFDRHPRFDLQPQASILARNVSTRSCPPRTSPPSDLEEEDEGSNDRGERKTGGLKLVKKKPRRRHTDDPSKECFSLKFDLNVDINTEIVPAMKKKTLREVLGPVFERNGIELSRVDLFLDQSNTPLSLNFEAYRFGGHYLKVKARPGDELKVEQGVKDLRSLSLPNMKPSGGQSPYILTPGSERVEHGSLGRKESVDLLGQARRRKNMTEFLGETNIPTPDALGQIGGSLPSAGAGPDSWKNRAASRFSGFFSSNAGAGPFGKEVDRLEQLQSKLHSYTLFGLPKVPRQLSFHQDSWEEEEEETNLALEDSWQSLLDNSETLTRRQFHQQEAIWELLHTEATYIKKLRVITDLFLSGLLNLQESGLLTEVEPPKLFSNIQEIVRLHTSLWNQVMQPVLEKARQARALLDPTDLHHGFRTFGSRFQPYIRYCMEEEGCMEYMRTLLRDNELFRTYVTWAETHKQCNRLKLADMLAKPHQRLTKYPLLLKSVLKKTDDPSARDIVNNMVATVEGFINSVDSQMRQRQEQQKLATISARIDSYEAVEGSSEEVEKILKEYNRFDLMAPMRGISPEETRQLHLEGALRMKEGKDSRMDVYCFLFTDLLLITKPVKRVEKVKIIRQPLLMHNVVCKELKDTGSFILIYLNEFKSAVAAYTFQANSATQGRSWIDAICNVQNQLQRLRTEEVLRQQNSRKRCMGEEEEEEEEDESSNSTTSSPCLRHKDQQNSSQSDGSTETLSVMDVDEPGEHQEPPAPNMNLKGTTKTDPDADVAPPSERSEVQQSQSTNANRVHSSIYSEHDQEVRPDSEELDPQCRSLSMDSAYGTLSPESLLRELQPQPGQSEGEETEEEEGDQDGQEVERIEGGIEEVEGEQAEEEEEEGDAASLGSQLSVVQSSKPRRRPHVQSRVHCLQRLSTLALSRSEDNLLQRFHGIHKTPVSHKHLLSEEEQDQSQCRDMDTSSLAHSKSLSELGQNCMEPLSSALDQSDDCLSMSMPADKLCASLRRLEAGHSHKAPAGQCEGNESQSNSSDGETAPSACVEQKNESTATGDSGEVSPKKRKSPAQQHKKLTLAQLYKIRTTLVLNSTLTASEV
- the plekhg5b gene encoding pleckstrin homology domain-containing family G member 5 isoform X3; amino-acid sequence: MACMSGQDLNAALFSGSGVMVCHHPDCQDLNSKSPLHLCESCDSRYHSENTDNMHFDRHPRFDLQPQASILARNVSTRSCPPRTSPPSDLEEEDEGSNDRGERKTGGLKLVKKKPRRRHTDDPSKECFSLKFDLNVDINTEIVPAMKKKTLREVLGPVFERNGIELSRVDLFLDQSNTPLSLNFEAYRFGGHYLKVKARPGDELKVEQGVKDLRSLSLPNMKPSGGQSPYILTPGSERVEHGSLGRKESVDLLGQARRRKNMTEFLGETNIPTPDALGQIGGSLPSAGAGPDSWKNRAASRFSGFFSSNAGAGPFGKEVDRLEQLQSKLHSYTLFGLPKVPRQLSFHQDSWEEEEEETNLALEDSWQSLLDNSETLTRRQFHQQEAIWELLHTEATYIKKLRVITDLFLSGLLNLQESGLLTEVEPPKLFSNIQEIVRLHTSLWNQVMQPVLEKARQARALLDPTDLHHGFRTFGSRFQPYIRYCMEEEGCMEYMRTLLRDNELFRTYVTWAETHKQCNRLKLADMLAKPHQRLTKYPLLLKSVLKKTDDPSARDIVNNMVATVEGFINSVDSQMRQRQEQQKLATISARIDSYEAVEGSSEEVEKILKEYNRFDLMAPMRGISPEETRQLHLEGALRMKEGKDSRMDVYCFLFTDLLLITKPVKRVEKVKIIRQPLLMHNVVCKELKDTGSFILIYLNEFKSAVAAYTFQANSATQGRSWIDAICNVQNQLQRLRTEEVLRQQNSRKRCMGEEEEEEEEDESSNSTTSSPCLRHKDQQNSSQSDGSTETLSVMDVDEPGEHQEPPAPNMNLKGTTKTDPDADVAPPSERSEVQQSQSTNANRVHSSIYSEHDQEVRPDSEELDPQCRSLSMDSAYGTLSPESLLRELQPQPGQSEGEETEEEEGDQDGQEVERIEGGIEEVEGEQAEEEEEEGDAASLGSQLSVVQSSKPRRRPHVQSRVHCLQRLSTLALSRSEDNLLQRFHGIHKTPVSHKHLLSEEEQDQSQCRDMDTSSLAHSKSLSELGQNCMEPLSSALDQSDDCLSMSMPADKLCASLRRLEAGHSHKAPAGQCEGNESQSNSSDGETAPSACVEQKNESTATGDSGEVSPKKRKSPAQQHKKLTLAQLYKIRTTLVLNSTLTASEV